In Papaver somniferum cultivar HN1 chromosome 1, ASM357369v1, whole genome shotgun sequence, a genomic segment contains:
- the LOC113332824 gene encoding probable small nuclear ribonucleoprotein G codes for MSRSGQPPDLKKYMDKQLQIKLNANRVVVGTLRGFDQFMNLVVDNTVEMNGNDKNDIGMVVIRGNSVVMIEALEPVSKAQ; via the exons ATGAGTAGATCCGGTCAGCCTCCAGATTTGAAAAA GTACATGGACAAGCAGCTTCAAA TTAAGCTGAATGCTAACCGTGTTGTGGTCGGGACTCTTCGTGGGTTTGACCAGTTCATGAATCTCGTGGTCGATAATACTGTTGAGATGAACGGAAATGACAAAAACGACATTGGCATGGTG GTAATCAGAGGAAACAGCGTGGTTATGATTGAAGCTTTGGAGCCTGTTAGTAAAGCACAGTAG